The following proteins come from a genomic window of Zonotrichia leucophrys gambelii isolate GWCS_2022_RI chromosome 4, RI_Zleu_2.0, whole genome shotgun sequence:
- the NPFFR2 gene encoding neuropeptide FF receptor 2: MDSNSSLDWPHLDLLDYNRTYKYLYLEGNVSYVDFYLHQPWVAAVFITSYLLIFLLCMVGNGGVCFIVLWSRHMRTVTNLFILNLAVSDLLVGLFCMPTTLLDNIIAGGLAARGLERARAVCPGDSVGILSQWKVSLPVARCSWPWLEPPHESTVLLTKWKMRANYFKQSPAMRWQQFQNACFLAGWPFGSLVCKMSGMVQGISVSASVFTLVAIAVDRFRCIVHPLKPKPTVPTAVATIAVIWALAVAIMCPSAALLRLRQEKRFQLLLGTGNATRPVFWCREEWPEPAMRKAYTTVLFANIYLAPLALIALMYARIGVFLSHAAVPTLGKRGREQRRGAWRRKRKAIHMLLLVTLLFALSWLPLWSLMLLSDYGSLSDVQLRLINVYIYPLAHWLAFSNSSVNPIIYGFCNRSFRRGFQAALRLQLCSRPASAQPAPGQAALPAAPCPPARDPPPHTAEGGNWVNKQQDLLMEELEEKGVE, translated from the exons ATGGACTCAAACTCCTCATTGGATTGGCCTCACTTGGATTTGCTGGATTACAACAGGACCTACAAGTACCTTTACCTGGAAGGAAATGTCTCCTACGTGGACTTCTACCTCCACCAGCCTTGGGTGGCTGCTGTCTTCATCACCTCCTACCTGCTCATCTTCCTCCTGTGCATGGTGGGCAACGGGGGGGTTTGTTTCATCGTGCTGTGGAGCAGGCACATGCGCACGGTCACCAACCTGTTCATCCTGAACCTGGCCGTCAGTGACTTGCTGGTGGGGCTCTTCTGCATGCCCACCACCCTCCTGGACAACATCATTGCAGGTGGGCTGGCTgcccgtgggctggagagagccagggctgtgtgtccaGGGGACTCTGTGGGCATTCTGAgtcagtggaaggtgtccctgcctgtggcacggTGTTCCTGGCCATGGCTGGAACCACCCCATGAGTCTACAGTTCTACTCACGAAATGGAAGATGAGAGCAAATTATTTTAAGCAGAGTCCTGCAATGAGATGGCAGCAATTCCAAAATGCCTGTTTCCTTGCAGGGTGGCCCTTTGGGAGCCTGGTGTGCAAGATGAGCGGGATGGTCCAAGGCATCTCTGTTTCTGCCTCTGTCTTCACTCTGGTTGCTATTGCCGTGGACAG GTTCCGGTGCATCGTGCACCCGTTGAAGCCGAAGCCGACCGTCCCCACCGCCGTGGCCACCATCGCGGTGATCTGGGCGCTGGCCGTAGCCATCATGTGTCCCTCAGCGGCGCTGCTGCGGCTGCGGCAGGAGAAGcgcttccagctgctcctgggcacggGCAATGCCACCCGCCCGGTGTTCTGGTGCCGGGAGGAGTGGCCCGAGCCAGCCATGAGGAAGGCCTACACCACGGTGCTCTTCGCCAACATCTACCTGGCTCCGCTGGCGCTCATTGCGCTCATGTACGCCAGGATCGGCGTTTTCCTGAGCCACGCCGCCGTGCCCACGCTGGGGAAGCGCGGCCGGGAGCAGCGGCGCGGAGCATGGAGGAGGAAGCGGAAAGCCATCCACATGCTGCTCCTCGTCACCCTGCTCTTCGCCCTGTCCTGGCTTCCCCTGTGGAGCCTGATGCTGCTGTCGGACTACGGCAGCCTGTCGGACGTGCAGCTGCGGCTGATCAATGTGTACATCTATCCCCTGGCCCACTGGCTGGCCTTCTCCAACAGCAGCGTCAACCCCATCATCTACGGCTTCTGCAACCGGAGCTTCCGCCGCGGCTTCCAGGCCGCGCTCcggctccagctctgctccaggcccgCCTCGGCCCAGCCAGCCCCGGGCCAGGCCGCCCTGCCCGCTGCCCCCTGCCCGCCGGCCCGGGATCCCCCTCCCCACACAGCCGAGGGAGGAAACTGGGTCAATaagcagcaggatttgctcATGGAGGAGCTCGAAGAGAAAGGGGTGGAGTGA